From one Dermacentor variabilis isolate Ectoservices chromosome 3, ASM5094787v1, whole genome shotgun sequence genomic stretch:
- the LOC142575509 gene encoding innexin shaking-B-like: MLHFLGNLRKLFRARKVNTDGNVFRLHTVVTVAILMAFGTILTTREYVGTPMDCHCPTVPKSVVDSFCWVESTFSFRPLFNASYNGTFVYPGAGHKPPGSGLGDRKYHTYYQWVCFLMFAQALCFYVPRWFWKAWEGGKVPAIVAALDIRSAVTQDSAEVRSQMVDFLVLNMNHNRCYLAKYLLCELLSVVNIVAQVAFTDYVLGGGFLTYGWDLVRWHRGEGRDLVNPAVMAFPRIAMCTFLKYGQSGTIENREAICVLPLNIINEKVFAFLWFWYASLLFAGVLAVSYRVLLLVNAPLRRRLLSWRYPDSQRISTVVSAMSAGDVFLLSLVGQNVDSLVFSQLVAELSRRLVKVPAVVLPSAPLPH, encoded by the coding sequence ATGCTTCACTTCCTGGGCAACTTGCGGAAGCTCTTCAGGGCGCGCAAGGTGAACACCGACGGCAATGTCTTCCGCCTCCACACCGTCGTCACGGTCGCCATTCTGATGGCCTTCGGCACGATCCTCACCACCAGGGAGTACGTGGGGACGCCCATGGACTGCCACTGCCCGACGGTTCCGAAGAGCGTGGTCGACTCCTTTTGCTGGGTCGAGTCCACGTTCAGCTTTCGCCCCCTTTTCAACGCGTCGTACAACGGAACCTTCGTCTATCCTGGCGCCGGCCACAAGCCTCCGGGAAGCGGACTCGGAGACCGCAAGTACCACACGTACTACCAGTGGGTCTGCTTCCTCATGTTCGCGCAGGCGCTGTGCTTCTACGTGCCCCGCTGGTTCTGGAAAGCCTGGGAAGGTGGCAAGGTGCCCGCCATCGTTGCCGCGCTCGACATCCGCTCGGCCGTGACGCAGGACAGCGCCGAAGTTCGGTCGCAGATGGTCGACTTCCTGGTGCTTAACATGAACCACAACCGCTGCTATCTGGCCAAGTACCTGCTGTGCGAACTGCTCAGCGTCGTCAACATCGTCGCCCAGGTGGCATTCACCGACTACGTCCTGGGAGGAGGATTCCTGACCTACGGCTGGGATCTGGTCCGCTGGCATCGCGGCGAGGGCCGCGACTTGGTGAATCCGGCGGTGATGGCGTTCCCCAGGATTGCCATGTGCACCTTCCTCAAGTACGGCCAGTCGGGAACGATCGAGAACCGAGAGGCCATCTGCGTCCTGCCGCTCAACATCATCAACGAGAAGGTCTTCGCGTTCCTCTGGTTCTGGTACGCGTCCCTGCTGTTTGCTGGTGTGTTGGCCGTGTCCTATCGCGTGCTGCTCCTGGTAAACGCGCCGCTCAGGCGTCGCCTGCTAAGCTGGCGCTACCCGGACAGCCAGCGCATCTCGACCGTCGTGTCGGCCATGTCGGCCGGCGACGTCTTCCTCCTCAGCCTGGTGGGGCAGAACGTGGACTCGCTCGTCTTCAGCCAGCTGGTCGCGGAGCTGTCGCGCCGGTTGGTCAAGGTGCCCGCAGTCGTGCTGCCATCAGCCCCGCTGCCTCACTGA